The Osmia bicornis bicornis chromosome 9, iOsmBic2.1, whole genome shotgun sequence genome has a segment encoding these proteins:
- the LOC114873086 gene encoding uncharacterized protein LOC114873086: MPGVWRLLRMLIYMVVGFKSVGSNGDIWPLERPEGMPAIQSLEVMCGKDHMDVHLSFSQPFEGIVSSKGQHADPRCVYVPPSTGQTFFSFRIAYARCGTKPDMHGQFYENTVVVQYDKDLLEVWDEAKRLRCEWFNDYEKTASKPPMVIADLDVIQLDFRGDNVDCWMEIQHGKGPWAPPVSGIVPLGSTLTLVVAINDYRGEFDMRVKSCVASDGGGHTIQLSDEFGCVLRPKMISRFLKARGSDDRATVITYAFFHAFKFPDALSVHIKCKVEICRHGCLDHCQLSGSVGHYIQERKDQIRPQYPQTTAPPIIHNNDDNNSADKNNENVGGPDQADASMYDDIIQDGDEMTSIGGHFLGVEKSVPKAQAQTSNRLPAPVVETPNEEAQQEDGDLSRPFLEPPRVTRYEVDQDQFPHGPRNLEGDSAAIPVTPLSSPNGRRKRSVVVSDRKIRSADVGVSGLYEVISEADLAFSPDTHAEAVTVFQGRIREEVVYGICLPMPGFSALFIVVALSAVVSALVAGAMLHRLQAQREAADSRKNNRAVHSTNGWLPYGLLRVRCTARPAHPEQIQQKQTNPVATSPAVERG; this comes from the exons ATGCCAGGGGTGTGGAGGTTGCTACGTATGCTGATCTATATG GTGGTTGGCTTTAAGAGCGTCGGTAGCAACGGCGATATTTGGCCACTGGAGAGGCCAGAGGGAATGCCAGCCATACAATCTCTCGAAGTGATGTGCGGAAAGGATCACATGGATGTGCATCTCTCGTTTTCCCAACCCTTTGAAGGGATAGTCTCGTCCAAGGGTCAACACGCTGATCCGCGATGCGTCTACGTTCCACCGTCTACCGGACAAACCTTCTTCTCATTTCGGATAGCCTACGCGAG ATGCGGCACCAAACCGGACATGCATGGACAATTCTACGAGAATACCGTTGTCGTGCAGTACGACAAGGATTTACTAGAAGTCTGGGACGAGGCGAAACGATTACGATGCGAATGGTTCAACGATTACGAAAAGACTGCCTCGAAACCGCCAATGGTGATCGCGGATCTGGACGTTATACAGTTAGACTTTCGAG GCGACAACGTGGACTGTTGGATGGAAATTCAACACGGCAAGGGACCGTGGGCACCTCCGGTTTCCGGGATAGTACCACTCGGATCCACCCTCACACTGGTCGTCGCCATAAACGATTATCGAG gAGAATTCGACATGCGCGTGAAATCATGCGTGGCATCGGACGGCGGAGGACACACGATACAACTGAGCGACGAGTTCGGATGCGTACTCAGGCCGAAGATGATCAGCCGATTCCTGAAGGCGCGAGGCTCCGACGACCGGGCAACAGTCATCACTTACGCCTTCTTCCACGCGTTCAAGTTCCCGGACGCGTTGAGCGTGCACATCAAGTGCAAG GTTGAGATCTGTCGTCACGGGTGTTTGGATCACTGTCAACTCAGTGGATCTGTCGGCCACTACATTCAAGAGCGAAAGGATCAGATACGACCGCAGTACCCGCAGACCACAGCACCGCCCATAATTCACAACAACGACGACAATAACAGCGCCGAcaagaataacgaaaacgtgggAGGACCtgatcaagctgacgcttccATGTACGATGATATCATTCAAGATGGTGATGAGATGACCTCGATAGGAGGTCATTTCTTGGGGGTCGAGAAGTCAGTTCCCAAGGCTCAAGCGCAGACGAGTAACCGGCTACCGGCGCCAGTAGTCGAGACACCGAACGAGGAAGCTCAACAGGAGGATGGCGATCTTTCGAGACCGTTCTTa GAACCACCGAGAGTGACGCGATACGAGGTCGACCAAGATCAATTCCCGCACGGACCACGGAACCTCGAGGGGGACAGTGCCGCGATACCGGTAACACCTCTCTCGTCTCCGAACGGTCGACGAAAAAGATCGGTCGTGGTGTCCGATAGGAAAATCCGTAGCGCGGACGTAGGTGTTAGCGGTTTGTACGAGGTGATCTCCGAGGCTGATCTAGCCTTTAGCCCGGACACTCACGCGGAAGCGGTAACCGTTTTCCAAGGTAGAATACGGGAGGAAGTGGTTTATGGTATCTGCCTGCCAATGCCCGGTTTCAGCGCGTTGTTCATCGTGGTGGCGCTTTCCGCGGTCGTTTCCGCTCTTGTCGCCGGCGCGATGCTGCATCGGCTGCAAGCGCAACGCGAGGCTGCCGACAGCAGAAAGAACAATAGAGCAGTGCACTCGACCAACGGTTGGCTACCCTACGGTTTACTCCGCGTACGTTGCACAGCAAGACCAGCTCATCCTGAACAAATTCAACAAAAACAAACGAATCCAGTCGCCACGAGTCCCGCGGTCGAGAGAGGTTGA
- the LOC114873085 gene encoding uncharacterized protein LOC114873085, giving the protein MRWRIFILACLLLKGLARAEDVEVVEAIPGEDNRNDNSALNRQDNDINSSDQLALESLGEKDAGGNHYKPGGLRGHPLPLPPSRGGLGMAHPRPHHNVAYHGPPPPLPPSKTPSEAIDKIYTTGGGISTAVGAEPWPAPTPDMPKIISLDVKCEKNLMKVYLGFDKPFYGIVFSKGHYSNVNCVHLPAGLGRTSVNFEISIHACGTAGNTENGLYGYGAESGSGTYFENIIVVQYDPQVQEVWDQARKLRCTWHDLYEKSVTFRPFPVDMLDVVRADFAGDNVGCWMQIQVGKGPWASEVSGLVKIGQTMTMVLAIKDDDSKFDMLVRNCMAHDGKRAPIQLVDQRGCITRPKLMSRFTKIKNFGASASVLSYAHFQAFKFPDSMEVHFQCTIQICRYQCPEQCSESPLLLESQGLLENHHHPPSNGHPDSSYGLPPPVPLPLEAYLQAAAGRPRDERRRKSREIVPAPQKAVGVNRIIRVVSTGDLTFSIHDSNNEEANGPTMVFPVRNENTANAAMICMTTPGFAVTLIVLLAVLLSSCILSTYLCLRLRPFSGKAKKATTYYNGEQNAPKKSTRTCFYS; this is encoded by the exons ATGCGGTGGCGAATCTTCATTTTAGCCTGTCTCCTATTGAAGGGG CTGGCTCGAGCCGAGGATGTGGAGGTAGTCGAGGCGATTCCAGGGGAGGATAATCGGAACGACAATTCAGCGTTGAATCGGCAAGACAACGACATAAACAGTTCCGATCAGTTGGCGTTAGAATCGTTAGGGGAGAAGGACGCGGGGGGTAATCATTACAAACCGGGAGGACTGCGAGGGCATCCACTTCCGCTTCCACCGAGTCGAGGTGGTCTGGGTATGGCACATCCAAGACCGCATCACAACGTCGCTTATCACGGTCCGCCGCCTCCTTTGCCTCCTTCGAAGACGCCGTCGGAAGCCATTGACAAGATCTACACGACGGGCGGTGGTATTAGCACAGCGGTAGGTGCGGAACCCTGGCCGGCACCCACGCCGGACATGCCGAAGATCATCTCTCTAGACGTGAAGTGCGAGAAGAATCTGATGAAAGTTTATCTCGGCTTCGACAAACCGTTCTACGGTATAGTCTTCAGCAAGGGCCACTATAGCAACGTCAATTGCGTGCACTTGCCGGCGGGTTTAGGACGTACGTCGGTCAACTTCGAGATTAGCATACACGCATGTGGCACAGCCGGGAACACGGAAAATGGTTTATACGGGTACGGTGCCGAGTCCGGGTCGGGCACGTACTTCGAGAACATTATCGTGGTGCAGTACGATCCGCAAGTTCAAGAAGTTTGGGACCAAGCGCGTAAACTTCGGTGTACGTGGCACGATTTGTACGAGAAATCCGTCACCTTCCGTCCGTTCCCCGTCGACATGTTGGACGTGGTGCGAGCTGATTTCGCCGGCGACAACGTCGGCTGCTGGATGCAAATACAGGTCGGTAAAGGTCCATGGGCGTCGGAGGTCTCGGGGCTGGTTAAGATCGGTCAAACGATGACGATGGTACTCGCGATAAAGGACGACGACTCGAAGTTCGATATGCTCGTGAGAAACTGCATGGCTCACGATGGGAAACGAGCCCCGATACAATTGGTAGATCAGAGAGGCTGCATTACCAGGCCTAAGCTGATGTCACGATTCACCAAGATCAAAAACTTCGGCGCCTCGGCTTCGGTGCTTTCCTACGCTCATTTCCAGGCATTCAAATTCCCCGACTCGATGGAAGTACACTTTCAATGCACCATACAGATATGCCGATACCAATGTCCCGAACAATGTTCCGAATCCCCTTTGCTGTTGGAATCGCAGGGTCTTCTGGAGAATCATCATCATCCTCCGTCTAATGGACATCCCGACTCCAGCTACGGTCTTCCGCCTCCTGTTCCACTTCCTTTGGAAGCTTATTTGCAGGCGGCAGCTGGACGACCCCGGGACGAGAGGCGAAGAAAATCGAGAGAAATAGTACCGGCTCCGCAAAAGGCGGTCGGAGTGAATCGAATAATACGGGTGGTATCCACCGGTGACCTAACGTTTTCCATCCACGATTCGAACAATGAGGAAGCTAATGGACCGACGATGGTGTTTCCCGTACGTAACGAGAATACCGCGAACGCGGCTATGATTTGCATGACTACCCCAGGTTTTGCCGTTACTCTCATAGTACTTCTTGCCGTGTTACTTTCCTCCTGTATACTTTCCACCTACCTCTGTCTACGTCTAAGACCGTTCTCAGGAAAAGCTAAGAAGGCTACGACGTATTACAATGGAGAACAAAACGCTCCAAAAAAGTCGACTAGGACGTGTTTTTACTCGTAG